The Strix aluco isolate bStrAlu1 chromosome 18, bStrAlu1.hap1, whole genome shotgun sequence genome includes the window AGGCTGtggctggggacaggctgggaCCAGGTGCCCGGCCAGGCTGGGAGATGCTGGAAAGGGCTGGGAGGTTCTGGGAAGGACTGGAAGATGCTGGGAAGTGGagggagccccagccccagccctgggaggAGACGGGATCGCTGGAGAATCCAGACAGCAAATAATCTGGCTATGAAAAGAGCTGCTGATGCCTCATTAGCAACTTTGAAAAGCATCCGGTGTAAAAAAACGCTCTGCCCTTGTATTTGGTGTTTTCTGCTCATTCCTCCTCTTGTCCTTGATTAATAAGGACATTTGCATGTAAATTGGCTCCTGGCTCCTTTGGAGCCATGGCTCCAGTCTGTCCCCACCTGAAGTTCCCCCagtctgcacccactgccctggaagGCCGGGTGACTGTGGCAGGGCtcggcatggcacggcatggcacaggccagcatggcacagcacggccAGCACGGCACGCTGAGCTGGGACCCATCACACCCCTTTGCTCTGCAGTAACTGGCTTGAGCCACCAACGTCTGCAGGGCTGGGACACGGGACAGGAACTTGGGACCAGGACACAGGAGAGGGACACGGGGCAGGGACACGAGACAGGGACatgggacagggacatggggcagGACATAGGACAGGGATGTGGGGCAGGGACACCggacagggacatgggacagGAACATGGGACAGGGACATGGGCCCAGGACACAGGGCTGGGACatgggacagggacatgggacagTGACACAAGACAGGGACACAGGACCAGGACACAGAGCCGAGACATGGGGCAGGGCCATGCAGCTGGGGCACAGGGTTGGGGCAGGGCACTGCGACACAGGACAAGCACACGGAGCTGGGAAGTGGGGCAGGGACACAGACCAGGCCAGGGAGCTGGGACAAGGAGCAGGGACACAGGACAGGGACTCGGAGTAGGGACACGAAGCAGGGAcatggggcagggagcagggacacAGCGCTGGGACACAGGGCACGCCGGGGAAGCCGCTGCTGCGTGTCGCCCGTGGGCTCGGAGCCACTGCCCTGTCAGAGCGAGCGGCTCCGCGGTGCCGCCGCCGCTGTTTATCGTACAAAGGCATTTACAATTGTTTGAACAAGTTCCCCGCTCCGCGCCTGCGCTCCCCCGGgacttcattttcaaaaacaaatgcatttgctGAATGCATATGGAAAAGTGCCTCTCAGTCGGGCAATCCGTCTGGCTGTTTGATGTCTCGTTCCCACATCATGTCATTTTAAAAGGTAACATTTTGTTAATGGAAAATACTTCGTGGctgttccctctcctctctcccagcctcAGCGGACGCAGGATGGGACAGGGGACCAGCTGTCTGCCACCATGGTTGCCCACGTGCCACCGCTGCCGCCGTCCTCGCCCGTGCCGGGTGCTCTCACTGCGACACCGGGCTGTCCTGGCCCCGTGTACCCGCGCCCGCTGGATTTGCTGGGTGGCAAGGAGAGTATTTGGGGGGGCTGGTGTCCCCCCCTCGCCTCACCTCTGAACGGGAGCATAAATTTCTGACGAGGAGCAACAGcgcagggaggaggagatgggagaaGCACGGCCCTGACCgtgggtgctgcaggcagccatgTCTGTCCCCCCACTCACGGCAGAGAAAGGGGGGTGGGAGGGCTCCCAGGGGACAGGGATGTCACTTGGCACCCTCCCACTGTTGAAGTGTGAGCCCCCAGGGTACAGCCAGGGCACCTCCAGGACAGGAGGCTGCTCCTCCGGGGTCccacagagctgggggggggctcaCACAGGTTGGCCCCTGCCCTGAGGCACGGCCAGACCCCACCTGCACCCTGACCTTGCACCCTGACCCTGCCTCAGGGACCCCAATACCCCCGAGACAACACACGGGGCCACTGAGAAGGCAAAGGCAAGGCCACGGTGAGCTGGAGAGCCAGTGGTGACAATAAACGCTGGAGATATTTAAACATCTCCcacctggagggaagagggggggtACTTTTAGCCGGGCACGGTGTGCCCCCGCCTGCCAGCTCCTTGGTGACACTGGGAGCTGGCACCAGGCACAGAGCCACCAGCCGCGGGTGCCGGTGCTGCCACGGCCCAGatgacattaattttaaaaacagcatgtaGCGGAGGGTGACGGTCTCCCGGCACAATAAATTCCTCCAGCTCCTGCTAATCAGGAGCGAGTCCTTAACTGGCACATTTCTACCTGGCTGGGGTCTCTGCAAAAGAGGGACCCTCACTGCTCCCGGCAGCCGTGGCCCGGAACCTCCCATGCCCTTGACCCGCGGAGCAGCCCGGGGTGAGTGACGGAGTGGGGACACGCAAAGTGACTGGGAGGGCTGGAGCCACCCACGCTGCCTGGCCTTGGTCACATCATTTAGCCTTGGAAGGGTCCCCATGCGGTGTCACCAGCCCTCACCCTCCCTGTCCCCCGGATCCACCCATCCTCAGAGAGCGATCGACGCCGCAGGCCGGCGGCAGGGCTTGGCGTGCCAGGGACGGTCGGGCTGCGGATGCCACGCACGGGGGTGATGCTGGCGCAAGCCCCCGTTTGTGTCGTTCCCAACCTGCCACCGCGAATCAAAGGAGCTGCCACGCACGCTGCAGCCCTTTCTTCTCATATCACTCACACCACTTCCATGCTACATTGTGACAATGGGGTATAATTAAGGTGTCAGCATATCATTTAGCCTTTTCAATATAAAACCAGGAGACAGGCTGGGAAATCTGTAGTCTTCTTTAATGAGGAATGCAGGgggaaaatagagaggaggagaagaggagataGTGGCTTGGCAAGGGCGAGACAAAAGGCCCCTCGGCAGCGTGAGGTTTTGGAGGATGCGGCGCTGCTGCCGCCAGTCGCACAgccggggggcaggaggggagaggggaccCCGCCGGGGGCCGGGCACATCCCCAGCGAAGTGGTTCCCGGGGGGTCCCACCTGGAAGTCGTGCTCAAACGCTGCTCCCGGCCCCTGGGGGTCTGGCAGAGATGTGCGGGACGTGCGCGGGAGCAACTGGCTGCACGACAAGAGCCGGAGCCGTGTGTGCCGCGAGCTCGCGTCGGTGACGGCATGGCACCGGTTTGGCGGGTGCTGGGCCCCCTGCGTCACCGATGGTTTGCACAACAGCCATCCCAGCCCTGTGAATATTTTTCCCAAACCTCAGCAGCCAATTTCATTACACGGAGGCGAGCCCGGCTACATCGCCGTGCTGAAAGCGGGGTGCCCCGGTTCCCCCGCACCGTCCCGCGGGCACCACACCAGGGGGGGACGGTTGCAATTCAGAGGGCAGCAAGGAGTTCAACGCCATCAATAATCCCTTGACGGCCATAGAAAGAGCTTTCCCGAGGAATAAATTCTTGCTGCATCAAAAGGAAGCTACAAATCAATGCGCGGGTCGCCCATTCCTAACGATGGGAACTCGTCTCGCTGCAGTGGGAAGCATTAGCCGGGCGCGGGGGGGATGAGGAGCCGGGGCTGAGCCCCTGCGCTCGCCCCATGGCCGTGAGCATCACCCGCCTCCGTAAGCCGGGGACCAGAATTAACAATGGGGTGAAATGAGAGCGGGACGAGCCACCCTGGCCAGCACAGTGGCCACGCTCACCCCCGCTGCTGTGCCAGCCCGCAGAGCCACGCGCCGGAGGACACGGCTGCAAACTGCTGGTACCTGGAGCTGGGGTGCTTAGGGGattcttatttatatttatattatttatatttatatttatatttatatttatatatttatttatatttatatatttatttatatatatatatttatttatatttatatttggaTTTAGATTTAGGTTTAgatttaggtttaggtttagatttagatttagatttatgTTTATATCTAGATTtaggtttatttattttggatttgattttgattttgacTCTTATtgctattcttatttttattttttatttattcttcttgtATCATGAACCCTGTCAACTTTTCTCTCCGGTGCACCCCTGCCCAGCCGCCGGCGCCCGGCCGCGGTTCAAAGCCGGCCCACGGTGCTGTGGCCGTGCCGGTGGCCCCGCGCAGCCTCCTGCCTCCATCCCGGCCTTTGTCTGCGTCGGCTCCGGCTTTGAGGACAGTTTCGGTGAGATGGATGTGCGGCCCCACCGAGGCCGACATGTTCCAGGCGAGATCCCGGGAAGAGGTTTCCTTAGCAACAATCATGAAGCTGGAGTGAGAGAAAAGCTCCCCGGGCTCCGCTCCCCCTCGGGTTTGGGAACCTCCGACAGCAGAAGCGCGTTACACGTGCCCGGGCCACGGGTGCCGGCAGCGGGATCGGTGCTGGTGGGGTCTGGGATTCGCTCCCCGGCATGTGCCGGGCGGCCAAACCGCGAGGCCTCGGCACTGCCCGAGCACCCCTCTTGCCTCCCAACTCACCGAGCTGCCCCGGCTCTGGACAGAGCTGAGCCACGTGTGggaaaccccaaaccccaaaaccccaattCAGGGCAGCACAGCACCCCCGGCAGCTCCCGGCGGGATGCTCAGGGAAGGGGCACGCGCTGGAGCACCCCCCACGAGCCTCAGGGGGTCCCCACCAAGCATTCCCCACTGATGGCCACCGTCACGGGGCCGCTGGCAGCACACGGCGACGCCTGTAATTGCTAATCTGAGTTTTTAATTATCTCATTTGAATTGTATTTCTCCCCTTTCACCTCTCCCTTAATGAAATCACAGGTGAGACGCTCCCCCCCCCACCAATGAATCTGCggcggtgggggggtggggggggggctgagggggtcACGGCTTCCTGCAAATCCCCCCCACTGGGCTGGGGAGGTTTAATGGGGCTCAGCCAGTGGCTGTTGCGCCCCAATATTTAGTTTTGTGGGGAAGTTGATCAGCACCTTGTTAGTGCCGCGCTCCCTCCACCCCCCATCCCTCCTTGCAGCACCCTCCCagattttgggggaaaaaaatcaacccaTTTGGGCTCTTGTTCAGTTTGGCAGCACCGGGCCGGTGTCTGTCCTCTGAGAAACCTCTGCTGGAACGAGGGACGGgggggctctgcagggacagcccctgcCCCTCACCCAGGGTCTGGTGGGACCCTTGGAGCCCCCTGAACCCCCCCAGATCCCCCTGGGacccttttcccccctctccttgtTGGCTGTGGCAGTTTTCCAGCCTCACTGCAGAGCGGTGGCgatgccccttcccctccccagccccgccggcTCGCCGGGCGATGGCACTGTGCCTCGAATCACAATTACAGTAAATAAATCCTATTAGAAGGACTTTTACTACCGCATGCGCCTCATTACAACACGCCCAAACCCCCGGCTCCTGGGATCGCCGTCGTAATGAGGCCGGGATGGATGGATGCTGGAAAATTAATGCTTATACaagttaatttgtttttattagcaCGCGTCGCCTGGCAGAGGGGTTGGCGGGGGGGTTGGGTGCCACCCCACCGGAGGGGGCGCAGTgatggggacccccccggggccGTCCCCATGAGAGCAGCACGCAGGCAGCTGCATGCCATCGTGTCTCCCCACCCCAGTCACTGCCTGGTTGAACTTGGCCTTGGGGACACCCCTGTCCCATGCCGGGGCGGGACAGGATCCTCCTGGCAGATGGTGGCAAGGAACCAGCATGCCGGACGAGGTCACATCTCATTAATAAAGGCTAATTAAGAGGAAATCATCAAAAAGAGGGGATGGAGTCACGCTAAATAATCCATGCCGGTGCTAGCTGGTAATTAAGCTGTTAGGGCTGCGACGGCTCCAGCGCCCGGTGCGGCACCGGGGGGGTCACCAGGAGCATCCCCGTCGCCGTCCCCTGCCCCGCGGCCACTGAGTGTGTCCCCTTGCCCAGCCTGGTGGCACAACTGTCACCAGTCGTACCTGTGGGGACAGCCGGGCCTTCCTCTGGCTTGGAAAATATAGATCGCACCGTTAATAAtacatacatttattaaaattaaaccaCCAGCAGATATTACATCCAGCAGCACTAAATTATGGATAGACCTCATCCCCaacctttgtttttaattaaaaagcccCTTTCAGTAATTCCATTAAAGCAGCAgcttatgttttctttctctttccctttcaaGCGCGCGATCCGGCGGCATTTGGGTTGCGCTGATGAAACGTCTTTGAAGTTTCATGAATTGCTGATGtaattgaataaaaataatattaaggagagagagagaagagacttTTCTCTAAACCTAAATCCTAACGAAATCACCTTACCGCGCCGAGCGGAGTGACAGCGAGACGCTGGATTTGTGCATATTCCCGTAATCCTAAACCCATTAGCCAGGAGGCTCCGTGTGAACCACACGTTGCGGATTACGGCTGGAAAAAAAGGCTCCAACAAAAACCTGAACCTCCCTTAATTCCTGCGGGGAGGCGCAAAGATGCGGGACCCCCGCAAACGGCGGGAGGTGCACCGAGCGCGCCGGGGCTCAGAGCCCTCAGCCTCCCCCCTCACCGCACTAACGAGCCCCTCCAAAGCCCTTCGTTAGCGCTTTCCTCGGGAATCCTGCGGCCCGCAATTAAGGTGGAGGGCTTTCCAATTATTTTGCCACGCGCCGTTATTAATGGAAATATTAATTTTGCATAAGTGCATCTTTCCACcctttaaaaagaagattattttaaaagcagctggaaggcagcagcggggctgcagcCAGCGGCTCCATGGGGACCGTGAGGGTGCTCCCggctgccccagcaccctccagccccagcacccctcgGCACCACCTTCCCCCCGTCCCTGCAGAGGGAATCACGCAGAGCCGGGGTGCCAGAGCCCATCCCACGTGTCCCCACGCCGGGAAGGGGACCACGCTCGCCGGGACTGGGAGGACAAActtgtctttccttccttctctccctcctaaTTTCTTTCTTCCCAATTTAAACTCCTCTCCAGGATAATGCAATAAAGACATGAAGCACCTAATTTTCATTGGGGGACAACAGACGCAATGGTATATTTACCCAGTCATACCATTATGAAATCCTACAATTAAGGCTTCAATCAGATAAATGCAATTACATAATACGATCTTATACGATATAATTAAAAACATCTGCAATCAAACTGAAGCCGATGGTACAGTAATCCTTAATCAGAAATTacccaccagcagctccagtggaGAGGTTCCATCCTGGAATCTGGCAGGACACGGCGGCAGCGTCGCGGTCCCCCTCGGGCACAGCCACCGTGGGAGGGTGATGGGTGGCCATGGGTGCCCACGGGTGACCACAGAGAGCTGACAGGAGGCTCTGGGCCAGCCTGTCCCCCCCCAGCCTTGCCGTGCCCCCAAATCCACGCCCAGCTCCCATTTAACCCCACGACCTCAGACCCAGACCAAAATCTGACCGGTGCCGACATGGGACACCGAGACGCCAGCTCAGCAGGCACCGCTGCACAGAGATGTTGGGGTTCACCTACGGGTCTCCCCGGCCCTGCCGGGGTCTCCGGCTGGCAGCCCCCCACCTGCAAAGCGACTGGAGGTGCTCCCTGGGATGTGCACGTGGGAACGGGCCAGGCATCGACAGTTGGTTTTGGTTGTACCAGCCACGCCAGCACCAGCATCCTGGTGCGCTGAGCTGTGCCGAGAGCGGGGCTGGCAAGTGGCAGGGCTGTGTGCCCGGCCCTGGCTACGTCCCTGCATGCTGCTGGCTGGCACCAAATGAAGACAAATGGGCCGGGTGACACATGAGCATCCATTAACGGCAGCACCGCGCCGGGGAGCGCCGGAGAGACGCGCCGGAGCTGGCAGGAGCAGTGGCAGCTCCCGGGCTGGTGTGCAGAGCACCGCAGCCCCGGGCCCAGCACCTCCTCCATGGGGTCCAGGGGTGCTCAGCAGGGCCAGCGCAGCTTTGGGGGTCACACATCGACACCTCGGCTCTGCCTGCAGCCGGAGCCCACCTGGGGCTGTCAGTAAAGGCAGCGGGAGCTGGATGGGGTCACCCCTTGGTGTCAGCATCACTACCAAGTTTTGCTCTTGGAGGCTGAAGTGAACACCGGCTCCTCCTCGCTATTTCGGGGCACAGGACACCTCTCCCTGGCCGGGGAGCTGTGGAAACCCCACGTTTTGGTGGCAGATGTGCACACCACGAGGGGAGGAGGTGATGGAGCAAGCCGACCTCAGGAGGAGAGAGTGCAGCCAGGTTTTAAAATGCCCACAGAGGGAGCGTCGCTCTTTTGGACTTTGCATCGAAACATCCCCCACGCAGGAGGATGTCCCTCATCCTCCGTGCCCAGCTGGATGTTAGTCCTGTTAATtcaaaaaaaacaaaatggagaGAGACCATCAGGGCTGCTCCTAATTGCAGCATCAGGGACAGGGCACTTCACATTTCCTCCAGCACTTGCCAAGCTGCCACCCGGCTCTGCCCTCGTGGCACCAGGCACAGGAGCTCCCCGCTCCTGCCCTCCGAGGGGTGTTTTTGGGGGTGCAGACGTGGCTCAGGCATCCCCCAGACAGCACATGGCGCTTCCCCGCACACCGGCGTCGGCCACTGGCAGCCGATATTTGGCTgatgctgcagctgcctgggggGGGTCAGGAGGAGCCGTGGGGTGAGGCAGGAGCACTGACCCTGCCAAGCTTTTCCACCCCCTGACCTTTCCGGAGCCCCTCTCAGAAATGCCACGGAGCTCCTCGCCGGCCGGATTAAATGTCAGGGAAGGTGCGTTGAATATTTCCAGGCGCCACGCCGGGTGCTTGTGGGTGGGtttccccagtgctgtgggcATCTCCAATGGGTGCCCGGGCTCCAGGccagcctgtccccatccctgtccctgttgtCATCCCCGTGCCACCCTGGCGCAGGGCTGGGCCGGCCGTGCCGCTGGGACAATCCGCGCTCGGCTGGCTGCGAGTGTTTAAGCAGAATTGAGTGTGTGTTCAGGCACTTTCAAACACAAGTAATCTTCATCTGGGAGACGGAAAGTGAAATATGTTATTGCCGGCCGCAGTAAATTACCCGTGCCAGCCCTCGCGTATAAAACATCGCAGTTGCCGGCCAGTGCACTCACTCACCCGCGCTGGGCTGCCTGCCGCCCCCcataaattacaaaataaatggCTGGTGGTCAGCCCTGACGCGGTGCTGGGGTGTGCGGGGCCACCCCGGCACCGGCACCACCCAGGCAGGCAGGGCCAGGTGGGACCCCTGCATGTTGGGGACCCTTCTTGGGGGATCCCCCCCTGCTAAAAGCACTCGGTCCTGTCAGTTGGACCATCGGCAGCACCGCCACCGGCTCCCCTCACCCGCGAAGCTGTGGTGCTGGCTGGGTCACCTCCTGCTCCCCGGGGACAGCCCCCCAGCAGGGTCCCGTGTTGGGGCGTCCTTGGCGTCACGGCGATGGTGTGTGTGCGCCTGCTTCGTTAAGGCTAACGAGCTGTGGCGGCGGAAGCGCCTGAGGAAGGCGGGAGGTGAGCACGCAGCTcccgctctttttttttttttttttttttttccggtaaAGTCCTTTGGAAAGCCAAAGCCAAacccataaaataaataaaataaaataaattcctgCAACTTTAACAATCATTATGTTGGATTTGGGAGATGTTATTCCTCGTGACAGACAAGGGCAATTATCTGCTATCCGCCAGCAGTTTTAGCCTAATTTCATTACTGCTGTGCAATTCTTCCCGAGCCGCTAGTCTATCACTGTCTCACAGAAAGGATTAGCCGGCACTTTCTTCATCTTCAAATGAATTTTAGCTGTCATGCCCTTGATGAATAGAAGAGGGAGGACTGCTAACCCACGCGAGTGAGCCCAGCGGCCCGGCTCCACCACAAGCGCCCGCGTTGGCCCCGGTGCTCACTGAGGAGCATCGTTACCCGAGCCGGGCACGCCGGGACCTGGCAGCCGCGGATGCTACGGGGACGCTGCACTGAGCTGGGCTTTCCCCCGCGCTcgcctgctgcctgcaggaggAACCGGCCGCGGGGATTTCGTGGGGGAGCACATGCAGGAAGCGGGCAGGGCTCTAAACCAGCGCCCTGGCGCAGCCTTTCTGACGGCATCCAGGAGGGATTAAAATGACAGCATCTGTAATCCGAGGAAATAATGAACACGccatctttctctctttccagaaGATGCTTATCTGTCAGTCCGGGCCACTGAGGAATagagaaaagcaatttaaacttCAGAGCTGAAACCgcagaggatgctgcagggaGAGATGTCCAGGCGACAGCATCCCACGGGGATCCGCCACGGCCCCGGAGCCGACGGGCAAATTGATGCTTCGCTCTCCTGgccaagctggaaaaaaaaaaggcgtaGGGAGCCCGTCTGGAGGGCCCGGCGCTCGTGTGGCAGGGGGACGTGTTGGGGACTCTCATCCCCACCAAACAACGGGGGAGATGGCTGAGCTCATCAGCCTGGCGAGCCCTGAGGCACCCCGGGGTGCCGGGGGCAGGACGGCGGAGGCGGCTCCCAGGGACCATCCCGGGGTGCGGGACGTCACCTCGCGTAAATGAGAAGCTCCGGAGCCAACTGCCGGCGCCGGGGGCTGGCGGCAGCCCAGAGGCTCCgttatttttgtaaatgttaatTCCCCACTGGCACACCGTCCTGGCGGAATATTTTAGCACCTTTAATGCAATTTCCTACTCTCTCTGAAATATCATTTTAGTACAACCCAGCCGCACCATATACCTGCTCCCTAATAAACCTCTGCGACTTTAATGAACTAAATagcaaattacttttttattcaAGAATGAAATTTCATCATATTcataattcatattttatttcagacatCTGCTGCTGATTACATTACATTTAACTAAAATTAGATGATGCTCAGAATGTAATTAAGCCCCTGCCAAATTCTCTGGCCCACCAATACCAGCCTCGCTCAGCGGGGGCCGCTTGGAACCTAATATGTAATTAGGAGCTATTTTCTAGCTgtttttaaagtctgaaaattAGCTGCCTTTATTAATCACACAGACAAATATAAAGCGGAGCCAACGCTTGCTGAAATttctaaaaaggatttttttttaattatacaccACATAGCGCTGAGACTCATTTTGAATGTTGATTTGTTGTGCACTGACATTTTGACAACTAGTTCTCAATTTGTCTGTCGTAGTTAGGCAACAACAAAGCAGACGGTAATACTTAACTTTCAAAACCTTCAGCGTGccgggaggggagagggaagggagagacaGGGGGGACGGGCTCCCCGCGGGCGCTCGCCGGGCCGGGGTGCAGCTGGGCAGACCCCGGGAAGGAGGGAGCCTGGAAATCCCCAGTGCCGGGGCGGCAGAGGGCACGGGGAgcccttctgcagcagcagatgcaaAATCTCCAAATAGTCCTTAAAATGGCACTGGAAGGGGGGTCTTGGCTCACCCAGCACCTAGCtgaggcacccccagccccaagGGGGGACCCCCAGCTGCCCCGAGCCCTCTGGGGGCCCTGTGCAGAGCCGAGCACACAGCACACAGCGCAGCGCCctaccagcagtgctggggggtcCCCTGACCCCACTCTCCCCCCAAATGTGCCCAGGAGGGACCCCAGGAGCAGCGGGGAGGCCCAAGggtccccagcagccccccctgccccctccatGACTGTGCGCTGACATTTCCTCTCTCTCACTGAccctttttctgttctctccGTTATCTCAAATAATGTCACTGCCTCTTCAGCATCTATTCACCGGAGCAGAAAGAAGCCTCTGCTgacatggatttttaaaaaaaataataccatctGTGCCTGGCAGCGGATAGGCAGCACCCACCGTGCCCGACAGGCAGCAAGCGGCATGGTCTCAGGTCTTGGGGAGACCCCCCGGGTCGGGGGGGACAGGAACTCTCCCGGGGTGGTGTGAGACACCCCGGTGCTGCGGCCCCCACGGCAGCGACGCAGCCCCGTGCACTGCCAGCAGCTGCGggcagtgaaggaaaaggaagattttggaaaggtttttttataCAAAGTGCTTTCCGTCCCCCAACAGAGGAAAGTCCCCCCCACCGTCTTCCCCAGCCAGGCCGCCCACACCAGCCTGGCCAGCGTGCTCCCTGCTGCCacaatgcatatttttttttttttttttttgtgaaaggcTGGAGCGCAGCTTCCCCTCCCTGTGCCCGCGCTGGCTATTAGAGGCAAACCCAGGATCGTTAGTCTTTCTGCAAAGCTCATAATGTGAAAAATGAAGCTCAAGAAAAATTAGCCAAATTACCAGGCTAATCCTTCAGCGGCAATCGCTGCTCCACTGCACATCCGTAAAATGAGAGCGGAGAGAGCAGACGGGGCAGCGCAACTGGAAAAGCACGCCGGCGCTCGTGGGgtggctgggggagaggaggggatgaCCCCGTGGGGAGAACGGTGCTTTCTGAGCTTCATTTGTGCTTCAATTTTGCTCCCGAAACAGCaaactgcagggagagagggggcTGAGCCTCTTTCTGCACCCGTCGTGTCCCTGCGGGGCAGCGGAGTCCTgggggagcagctgcagggatggggtCCCCCACGTCCCCCCCGGCAACGCTCAAGGAGCGGCAGGATTAGAGGAAGTCTGTGCAACCAAAGAGGAGATTCCGTGCAAAAGTTGGGGTGAGGAGCGTGCCAAACGTCCCTCTGGTGATCACGGTGGCTGCAGCGAGGCCCCTGGGAAGGCTCCGAGGgagctggggtgggaggaggacagagaggagggagcaggggCTCCCACGCTCGCAGCTGGATGGGAAATCCACGCTCCCTTCTCAGGAAGCCAGGCTGGCTCCAGCTGGGCAGCTCTGGGCCCTGCGGCACGGGGAAGGCAGCACCCTGCCCCGCTATGGTCCCCCGCAACCGCccccgagcccagcccagcaacACAAGGCCCAAAGAGTTAGTCTATTTAAATCCCTAATTTTAATTCCGATTTAAACCAGCCCATCAAGATTTTTATGCCGGTCTTTGCCGCCGTGCTCCTCCAGCAGCCGTACGGTGACTGCGAGGCTGTTCTCGAGGAAAGCAGCTAATGAGGATCAGCCCCAGACAGGTTGTTTTGAAGCGAAGTTTCTTCGCAGTGAATTTGGCATTTCTTTGTGCTAACCAGGAGAAACTACAGACACATTTAAGCGGTTATAGAGTCAACACGCTTCCAGATATTCACATTGATTACACTGTATTAGAAAATGGTGAATTATTTATCAGGCTTTCTGACTTGTGATTAGTGTAAAGCCGTTCTTGGATGCAAATTGGAATTGTAATTAGACATGTAGAAACCCAGCATCTGAAACCTGTTTTTACTGAAGCGGTGTAAggtacttttttccttttgtatccaGCATAATTATCAAAGAACATTTTGCACAtaaaaaacccatcaatttatTAAAACCAGAGACAGTTTTACATCTGATCAGTGAACTAAAGCTGGTCATCACGATGTCAGGATTTTAGAGCTGGTACATCCTGACTTCTCACACTTGGTTTTTTATTCCTGCAGTGGAAGAGGAAGGCTAGCTCCCCCACCTCTGCCAATTTATTACTCAGCTTTGAATGAAGCAATTCTTGAACAGAGCTACACTTAAAAATCCCC containing:
- the LOC141931597 gene encoding uncharacterized protein LOC141931597 — encoded protein: MPGLEQAARAWGTLPVAPGPEGLGTLCRRSSAKEPGVPEQSDRSLWIRFGLRPSQAWIWPPAWGDAPHHFQRENPPQPRHPKGLDLPVPPAKGLLRMPPPRRPRSCPRSSARVTRRWMVPVIAPVLPRGGVTMIYGTICGGAAVCARGRQPHRAVGSQVCWGTRGWDWLSGTGIIVLHLPAAGARPRFKAGPRCCGRAGGPAQPPASIPAFVCVGSGFEDSFGEMDVRPHRGRHVPGEIPGRGFLSNNHEAGVREKLPGLRSPSGLGTSDSRSALHVPGPRVPAAGSVLVGSGIRSPACAGRPNREASALPEHPSCLPTHRAAPALDRAEPRVGNPKPQNPNSGQHSTPGSSRRDAQGRGTRWSTPHEPQGVPTKHSPLMATVTGPLAAHGDACNC